The Carassius auratus strain Wakin chromosome 5, ASM336829v1, whole genome shotgun sequence genome includes a window with the following:
- the LOC113069449 gene encoding proteinase-activated receptor 3-like, which translates to MMAIVELCRFFNSSQQPLNISSGEKTLYSSCADIPAVLIFYLVMQFINMFLGIPTNIMVLWLIRKNKGNSSTSDIFIGHLAMLDTFFCLVPPLELANIFYLTTSSSTWYVLRFFYGIKDSSPLFLSCICLDRYMAVLHPITFTKLKDRHHRSVCAGITWFITLVYAAAKCVGNIPNFEKVFTVMILATFAFMLFCNISILWALRQSAPGRDETHPTKKKAFKTVLIILTIIVFNYFPPVALFPFQEYFSPDVFHCYIHYIAFGFMDISSSIQPVLYLSREKLPKTLCFCSKNTECDDDAVYTINQ; encoded by the coding sequence ATGATGGCAATCGTAGAGCTCTGCAGATTCTTCAATTCCTCTCAGCAGCCTTTGAACATCTCTTCGGGCGAGAAGACCTTGTACAGCAGCTGCGCAGACATACCGGCTGTCCTCATCTTTTACTTGGTGATGCAGTTCATCAACATGTTCCTGGGCATTCCAACCAACATCATGGTTTTGTGGCTCATTCGTAAGAATAAGGGTAACTCATCTACCTCAGACATCTTCATCGGCCACCTGGCCATGCTTGACACGTTCTTCTGCCTCGTTCCTCCACTGGAGCTGGCCAACATTTTCTATCTTACCACCAGCAGCAGCACCTGGTACGTCCTGCGTTTCTTCTACGGCATCAAAGACTCGTCACCGCTCTTCCTGTCCTGCATCTGTCTGGACAGATATATGGCTGTCCTCCATCCCATCACCTTCACCAAACTCAAAGACAGGCACCATCGCTCTGTCTGTGCTGGCATTACCTGGTTCATCACTTTGGTCTATGCTGCAGCGAAGTGTGTGGGAAACATCCCTAACTTTGAGAAAGTATTCACAGTCATGATCCTGGCAACGTTTGCATTCATGCTGTTTTGTAACATCTCCATTCTCTGGGCTCTGAGACAGTCTGCTCCAGGTCGAGATGAGACACATCCAACCAAGAAGAAAGCTTTCAAAACGGTCCTCATAATTTTGACCATCATTGTGTTTAACTACTTCCCGCCAGTGGCTCTCTTTCCCTTTCAAGAGTATTTCTCTCCAGATGTCTTCCACTGTTATATCCACTACATCGCCTTTGGCTTCATGGACATCAGCAGCAGCATCCAGCCAGTTCTGTATCTGTCACGGGAGAAACTGCCCAAAACCCTGTGCTTCTGCTCTAAAAACACTGAATGTGATGATGATGCTGTTTACACCATCAATCAGTGA